A window of Gudongella oleilytica genomic DNA:
TCTAAAAAAATCACTTGAGAATAAACTCTCAAGTGATTTTATATTATGCTATAGCCGCAACTGCCTCAATTTCTATTACTCCATCCTTTGGAAGTCTGGCTACCTCCACAAGGCTTCTTGCAGGCTTGTGGTTGGCGAAGAACTCAGCGTACACCTCATTGATCTTGCCAAAGTCGTTCATATCCTTTACAAATACTGTGACCTTTACAACATCCTCAAGTGTTGCGCCTGAAGCAGCCAATACGGCCTTAACATTCTCCAAAGCAACTCTGGTTGCAGTTTGAATGTCATCTTGCACCAATTGTCCTGTTTTGGGATCAAGAGGAAGCTGCCCTGACGTGAAAACAAATTGACCTGCCTTTATGCCTTGCGAATAAGGACCTACTGCTGCTGGGGCTTTTTCTGTTGCCAAATACTCAATTTTCATCTGTTAATCCTCCTTAGGCTTTCTTGCGAATTCAGACCACAATCTTTCAAGATTGTAGTACTCCCTTTCTTCTCTATGAAAAATGTGTACCACCACATCATCATAATCCAAAACTATCCACCTTGCACTTCTGTACCCTTCCTTGGTACCCAAGGTTTCAAATCCTTCCAATGACATTTTCTCATCGATTTCATCTGCAATAGACAAGACCTGACTTGAGGAGTTGCCACTTGCTATTACAAAATACTCAGCTATCGTAGTAAGCTTTCCAACCTCCAGAACTTCCATATCCAGCCCTTTCTTGTCATCAACAGCCTTTTTGA
This region includes:
- a CDS encoding RidA family protein, yielding MKIEYLATEKAPAAVGPYSQGIKAGQFVFTSGQLPLDPKTGQLVQDDIQTATRVALENVKAVLAASGATLEDVVKVTVFVKDMNDFGKINEVYAEFFANHKPARSLVEVARLPKDGVIEIEAVAAIA
- the rsfS gene encoding ribosome silencing factor, which produces MTEITKKLEIIKKAVDDKKGLDMEVLEVGKLTTIAEYFVIASGNSSSQVLSIADEIDEKMSLEGFETLGTKEGYRSARWIVLDYDDVVVHIFHREEREYYNLERLWSEFARKPKED